From the genome of Planctomycetota bacterium:
CGCGGTGGGCGTGGCAAAGGGCGACGGCCAGGGCGTCGGCCACGTCCGCCGGTTCCGGCGCCTTCTTGAGGCCGAAATGGCTCTGGATCGCCCGCTGGACCTGGTGCTTCGAGGCGTGGCCGCTCCCCACGAGGGCCTTCTTGATGTGCGTCGCGCCGTAACTGGTGACCGGGACGCCCGCCTCCGCCGCCGCCAGAAAGACAATGCCGCGCGCGTGGCCCATCAGGATGGCCGTCCGCGGGTGCTTATAGTGCGAGTAGAGTTCTTCGACGGCGACGGCATCGGGGCGAAACTCGGCCACCACGGCCGCGAGGCCCGTGCGGATTTCCGCGAGGCGGGCCGCGAGGGCGTCCTTGGGGCTCGTGCGGACGACGCCGGCCTCCAGGAGGCGCATCGCGCC
Proteins encoded in this window:
- a CDS encoding crossover junction endodeoxyribonuclease RuvC, coding for GAMRLLEAGVVRTSPKDALAARLAEIRTGLAAVVAEFRPDAVAVEELYSHYKHPRTAILMGHARGIVFLAAAEAGVPVTSYGATHIKKALVGSGHASKHQVQRAIQSHFGLKKAPEPADVADALAVALCHAHRAARSAIKR